Proteins encoded within one genomic window of Haladaptatus sp. QDMS2:
- a CDS encoding DUF2391 family protein codes for MAQGVGTVLRRQIRGVVGALIVSVELLFTTEMWVQGSHLPTAWLLVYAVVGLAVVIAIRESIGSRKGDETPLTVATVVTDFTELLLQSFLTAYAVLLLFGIIELSDPPVLIARLGLFFVVPLGFGAALADELLYEAETEPSPDRPFYRHLGVFAVGALFVGLTLAPTDEMALMAAHANWTRLALVLVLSLVVAYLVLYELEFRGQRTRSFEKTLADQVGHAFVSYTVGVVVAVALLAAFGQFRAAPLAVWVQLAIVLGFPATIGASGARVVLG; via the coding sequence ATGGCACAGGGTGTCGGCACAGTTCTCAGAAGACAGATTCGCGGCGTCGTTGGTGCCCTCATCGTCAGCGTGGAGTTGCTGTTCACGACGGAGATGTGGGTCCAGGGGTCGCACCTCCCGACCGCGTGGTTGCTCGTGTACGCCGTCGTCGGGCTCGCCGTCGTCATCGCCATCCGGGAGTCCATCGGGTCGCGGAAGGGAGACGAGACCCCGCTGACCGTCGCCACCGTCGTGACCGACTTCACCGAACTGTTGCTCCAGAGCTTTCTCACTGCCTACGCGGTCCTGTTGTTGTTCGGCATCATCGAACTGAGCGACCCGCCGGTTCTCATCGCCCGGCTCGGGCTCTTTTTCGTCGTCCCCCTCGGCTTCGGCGCGGCACTCGCAGACGAGTTGCTGTACGAAGCAGAAACCGAGCCATCCCCCGACCGCCCGTTCTACCGACACCTCGGCGTGTTCGCCGTCGGCGCACTGTTCGTTGGGCTGACCCTCGCGCCGACCGACGAAATGGCGCTCATGGCCGCCCACGCGAACTGGACGCGACTGGCACTCGTCCTCGTCCTGAGCCTCGTCGTCGCCTACCTCGTTCTCTACGAACTCGAATTCCGCGGCCAGCGCACCCGGTCGTTCGAAAAGACGCTCGCAGACCAGGTGGGTCACGCGTTCGTCTCCTACACAGTCGGTGTCGTCGTCGCCGTCGCGCTACTCGCTGCCTTCGGACAGTTCAGGGCGGCCCCGCTCGCGGTCTGGGTTCAGTTGGCCATCGTACTCGGCTTCCCGGCGACGATTGGCGCGAGCGGGGCGCGGGTGGTACTCGGATGA
- a CDS encoding carbonic anhydrase, whose amino-acid sequence MCETVVELLESNEKHVETFKSRFDDVQDSQHPGVVTVCCSDSRVLQDHIWGNDEPGQIFTVGNIGNRVVQQTAVGEEVSGDVLYPVEHTGTKTIVVIGHSGCGAVTATYDELTDGLSEPPGIEHCIDLLKPHLEPALDLLPDDVDRNGAINRLVEYNVDWQVEFLKESGDIPDDVDVIGVVYDFMDVYGGPRGKVYVVNVNGNRSAEGLREEHPELGEWVDRVWEY is encoded by the coding sequence ATGTGCGAGACGGTCGTGGAACTACTGGAGAGCAACGAAAAGCACGTAGAGACCTTCAAATCCCGGTTCGACGACGTTCAGGACAGCCAACACCCGGGCGTCGTCACCGTCTGCTGTTCGGACTCCCGCGTCCTGCAAGACCACATCTGGGGGAACGACGAGCCAGGCCAAATCTTCACCGTCGGGAACATCGGCAACCGAGTGGTTCAGCAAACCGCCGTGGGCGAGGAAGTCTCCGGCGACGTGCTCTACCCCGTCGAACACACCGGGACGAAGACAATCGTCGTCATTGGTCACTCTGGCTGTGGAGCAGTTACAGCCACCTACGACGAACTCACCGACGGCCTCTCTGAGCCGCCGGGAATCGAACACTGTATCGACCTCCTGAAACCGCACCTCGAACCGGCCCTGGACCTGCTCCCGGACGACGTAGACCGAAACGGAGCCATCAATCGGCTCGTCGAGTACAACGTCGATTGGCAGGTCGAGTTCTTAAAAGAGAGCGGCGACATTCCCGACGACGTAGACGTTATCGGCGTCGTCTACGACTTCATGGACGTGTACGGAGGGCCGCGAGGCAAGGTGTACGTCGTCAACGTGAACGGGAACCGCAGCGCAGAAGGCCTTCGTGAGGAACATCCAGAACTCGGCGAGTGGGTCGACCGCGTCTGGGAGTACTGA
- a CDS encoding aminoglycoside N(3)-acetyltransferase, which yields MTEQDAIEQVDAPATVSSLAADFRDLGLSAGDTVIVHSSLSSLGWVCGDAPAVVDALMDVLTETGTLVMPSFTSQYSNPEFWSQPPVPDDWVEVIKDLRPAYRPESTPTRGMGAIGECFRNYAGVVRSQHPITSFAAWGTGAADLVADHELAYGLGEGSPLAKLYDRDAKVLLLGVGHANNTSIHLAEYRADLDQEVLTERVPVERDGERVFVEFEDIETDTDDFEEVGAAFEREHGITEGTVGAATVKLVDQPALVDFAVEWFETNR from the coding sequence ATGACCGAACAGGATGCAATCGAGCAGGTGGATGCTCCTGCCACCGTCTCGTCTCTCGCTGCCGATTTTCGCGACCTCGGTCTCTCCGCCGGCGACACCGTCATCGTCCACTCGTCGCTAAGCTCGCTCGGCTGGGTCTGTGGTGACGCCCCCGCCGTCGTCGACGCCCTGATGGACGTTCTCACGGAGACGGGAACGCTCGTGATGCCGAGTTTCACCTCCCAATACTCGAATCCCGAGTTCTGGTCGCAACCGCCGGTTCCCGACGACTGGGTCGAGGTTATCAAAGACCTGCGACCGGCCTACAGACCGGAGAGTACCCCGACTCGGGGCATGGGCGCGATAGGGGAGTGCTTCCGGAACTACGCGGGGGTCGTCCGAAGCCAGCACCCGATAACTTCATTCGCTGCGTGGGGTACTGGCGCTGCGGACCTCGTCGCGGACCACGAACTCGCCTACGGCCTCGGCGAAGGGTCGCCGCTCGCCAAACTCTACGACAGGGACGCGAAGGTACTGCTGCTCGGCGTCGGTCACGCGAACAACACGTCGATACACCTCGCCGAGTACCGCGCCGACCTTGACCAGGAGGTGCTCACCGAGCGCGTCCCTGTGGAACGCGACGGCGAGCGCGTGTTCGTCGAATTCGAGGACATCGAAACCGACACCGACGACTTCGAGGAGGTCGGCGCAGCATTCGAGCGCGAACACGGAATCACAGAAGGCACGGTCGGCGCAGCGACAGTAAAACTCGTCGACCAGCCGGCGCTCGTTGACTTCGCCGTTGAGTGGTTCGAGACGAATCGGTAG
- a CDS encoding cupin domain-containing protein, translating into MDRITVRRQEDIAETESTPGVFRASTFDAADTLMVQSRVAAGAATGWHHNGDRHVYAYVVSGTATLEYGPGGHESVEMAAGDFVYVPPQTIRRVVNGTREDWVAVICFVGSGPPAINVDGPASEPRGES; encoded by the coding sequence ATGGACCGGATTACCGTCAGAAGACAGGAGGACATCGCAGAAACAGAGAGCACACCAGGTGTCTTCAGAGCCAGCACGTTCGACGCTGCGGACACGCTCATGGTGCAGTCACGGGTCGCCGCCGGCGCGGCAACCGGGTGGCACCACAACGGCGATAGACACGTCTACGCTTACGTCGTCTCGGGGACGGCGACGCTCGAATACGGCCCAGGCGGACACGAATCGGTCGAAATGGCGGCCGGTGACTTCGTCTACGTTCCCCCGCAGACGATTCGACGGGTGGTAAACGGGACGCGAGAAGACTGGGTCGCTGTCATCTGCTTCGTCGGGTCCGGCCCCCCTGCAATCAACGTGGACGGCCCGGCGAGCGAACCGAGAGGAGAAAGCTGA
- a CDS encoding ester cyclase — translation MATTDVHAANKRLVQREVREVWAEVNDESIAALFAPDVVIGTRRMGDEETLASRDDIREHHREWMDGFPDATFEIHELLAEGDAVMFYWTMEATHTGQFRGYALTGNAVSIDGFGFRRIQDGKITVSTDSASMVTLLDQIGVTIPSS, via the coding sequence ATGGCGACGACAGACGTTCATGCGGCGAACAAACGGTTGGTCCAGCGCGAGGTGCGCGAAGTGTGGGCAGAGGTAAACGACGAGAGCATCGCGGCGTTGTTCGCACCTGACGTCGTCATCGGAACTCGTCGGATGGGTGACGAAGAAACACTCGCCTCGCGTGACGACATTAGGGAACACCACCGTGAGTGGATGGATGGATTCCCCGATGCAACGTTCGAGATACACGAACTTCTCGCCGAGGGAGACGCCGTCATGTTTTACTGGACGATGGAGGCAACGCATACGGGGCAGTTTCGTGGCTATGCACTCACCGGAAACGCCGTCTCGATAGATGGCTTTGGCTTCCGTCGTATTCAGGACGGGAAAATCACCGTATCAACTGACTCAGCAAGCATGGTCACGCTCCTCGACCAGATTGGTGTGACGATTCCGTCGAGTTAG
- a CDS encoding ester cyclase, producing MATADVSNANKDLVNREVREVWTEDNLEVIDDLYAPDVKIGTRRMGEPQKLATREDIKAIHREWDEGFPNATFTTNAMAAEDDVVFLWWTMRATHTGQFRGFKPTENPVEVDGFSFRRIEDGKVVEAKDSASMTTLLRQIGVELPTE from the coding sequence ATGGCAACAGCAGACGTATCCAACGCGAACAAGGACCTCGTGAACCGCGAGGTCAGGGAGGTGTGGACTGAAGACAACCTGGAGGTCATCGACGACCTCTACGCGCCAGACGTGAAAATCGGCACGCGCCGGATGGGCGAGCCACAGAAGCTCGCGACCCGAGAGGACATTAAAGCGATACACCGCGAGTGGGACGAGGGGTTCCCCAACGCAACGTTCACGACGAACGCGATGGCAGCCGAGGACGACGTGGTGTTCCTCTGGTGGACGATGCGGGCGACGCACACCGGGCAGTTCCGGGGATTCAAACCGACTGAAAATCCGGTCGAGGTAGATGGCTTTTCATTCCGTAGAATCGAGGACGGGAAAGTCGTCGAGGCCAAAGACAGCGCGAGCATGACCACGCTCCTCCGCCAAATTGGCGTCGAACTGCCGACCGAGTAG
- a CDS encoding CocE/NonD family hydrolase, translating to MLPNRDPHQDDERRAVTRRTLLRGLAASAAIGASATSVTATETTESDAFTRTQRVDIESFDGTTIAASLYEPTAEGPHPAILITHGWGADRNAAYVRRWAENYASNGYVVLTYDSRGFGESGGEVGVDGPKEVEDASTLVSWLAAHDAVQTVEGEPDNPRVGMDGLSYGGGIQLNVAAADDRLDAIVPRWAWHDLRYALEPNEVVKVGWAALLYAAGVGGSRGLTSGDGLPDEDDAEYGLPPKLHEINTKAAATNEIDESGEAYLGVRSPAVKLDQLDTPALFLQGWPDTLFVPNAALWTAQALESNDVPTRLVFFEGGHTATDAAGEDQQQRLDAMALSWLDAFLKAPAQADQTARAADAKLAPVTYYEVQTGEWREAEDVPKPDAETQTRRFRDTSDGDSTVVLNSVIPTATSHFVPENEDTAGTAVDFDFPIEQAQEIFGAPTARLTIEPLGPETRLFVRVKHVRDGEETLINNQVTPVRVEGLEPTEIDLELVAFQRTFEPGDTLRMTIATTDAGFFASRESAGARIHHTAERPSTVEFPTVYW from the coding sequence ATGTTGCCCAACCGAGACCCACACCAAGACGACGAGCGCCGGGCCGTGACACGGCGCACGCTCCTTCGCGGCCTCGCGGCGAGCGCCGCAATTGGGGCGAGTGCGACGAGCGTCACGGCGACCGAGACGACCGAGAGCGACGCCTTCACCCGCACCCAGCGCGTCGACATCGAATCGTTCGACGGTACGACCATCGCGGCGAGCCTGTACGAACCAACAGCCGAGGGACCACACCCGGCCATCCTCATCACTCACGGCTGGGGCGCGGATAGAAACGCCGCCTACGTCCGTCGCTGGGCGGAGAACTACGCGAGCAATGGCTACGTGGTCCTGACCTACGACTCGCGGGGCTTCGGCGAATCGGGCGGCGAAGTGGGCGTCGACGGCCCGAAGGAGGTCGAGGACGCATCGACGCTCGTCTCGTGGCTGGCCGCCCACGACGCGGTCCAGACTGTCGAAGGTGAGCCGGACAACCCGCGAGTCGGCATGGACGGCCTCTCCTACGGTGGCGGCATCCAGCTCAACGTCGCGGCCGCGGACGACCGTCTCGACGCCATCGTTCCGCGATGGGCGTGGCACGACCTGCGCTACGCGCTCGAACCCAACGAGGTCGTCAAAGTCGGCTGGGCAGCACTGCTCTACGCTGCTGGCGTGGGTGGGTCGCGCGGTCTCACCTCCGGCGATGGCCTTCCCGACGAGGACGACGCGGAGTACGGCCTCCCGCCGAAACTCCACGAAATCAACACGAAAGCGGCGGCGACCAACGAAATCGACGAATCCGGAGAGGCCTACCTCGGTGTTCGCTCGCCCGCAGTTAAACTCGACCAACTCGACACACCGGCGCTATTCCTCCAGGGATGGCCCGACACGCTGTTCGTCCCGAACGCAGCCCTCTGGACGGCCCAGGCGCTCGAATCGAACGATGTGCCGACGCGACTCGTCTTCTTCGAGGGTGGCCACACCGCCACGGACGCCGCCGGGGAGGACCAACAGCAGCGACTCGACGCGATGGCGCTGTCGTGGCTCGACGCCTTCCTGAAAGCCCCGGCACAGGCCGACCAGACGGCACGCGCGGCGGACGCGAAGCTCGCTCCCGTGACGTACTACGAGGTCCAGACAGGCGAGTGGCGCGAGGCCGAAGACGTGCCGAAACCCGACGCAGAAACCCAGACGCGCCGATTCCGAGACACGAGCGACGGCGATTCGACGGTCGTTCTGAACAGCGTCATTCCGACCGCGACGAGCCACTTCGTCCCCGAGAACGAGGACACGGCTGGCACGGCGGTCGATTTCGATTTCCCTATCGAGCAGGCACAGGAGATTTTCGGCGCGCCGACAGCACGGCTCACCATCGAGCCACTTGGCCCCGAGACACGCCTCTTCGTTCGAGTGAAACACGTCCGCGACGGCGAAGAAACGCTCATTAACAATCAGGTGACGCCGGTTCGCGTCGAGGGACTGGAACCGACAGAAATCGACCTCGAACTCGTCGCCTTCCAGCGGACCTTCGAACCCGGCGACACCCTGCGGATGACGATTGCCACGACGGACGCAGGTTTCTTCGCGTCTCGTGAATCGGCGGGGGCGCGAATTCACCACACGGCGGAGCGCCCATCCACTGTCGAGTTCCCGACGGTCTACTGGTAA
- the surE gene encoding 5'/3'-nucleotidase SurE has product MEILLTNDDGIDSTGFRVLYDALSTVGNVTAVAPKEDQSAVGRKMSREVRVHEHELGYAIEGTPADCVVAGVQSLGPDPDLVVAGINRGANLGEYVLGRSGTVSAAVEAAFFGIPAIAVSLYIPGGWEEFKKHRESADAYREAVRATEYLADHAINAGVFEQADYLNVNAPMPGDDPAEMEITRPSHVYQMDAEQNGKTVTLHDRIWDKMAAGDIPDPRGSDRRAVVEGRISVSPLTAPHTTEHHEALTALAETYQ; this is encoded by the coding sequence ATGGAGATTCTGCTGACGAACGACGACGGCATCGACAGCACGGGGTTTCGCGTGCTGTACGATGCGCTCTCGACGGTCGGGAACGTGACGGCCGTCGCTCCGAAGGAAGACCAGAGTGCGGTCGGGCGAAAGATGTCCCGAGAGGTCCGCGTCCACGAACACGAACTGGGGTACGCCATCGAGGGAACGCCGGCCGACTGCGTCGTGGCGGGCGTCCAGTCGCTCGGCCCTGACCCCGACCTCGTCGTCGCGGGCATCAATCGCGGAGCGAACCTCGGGGAGTACGTTCTCGGACGTTCTGGAACCGTGAGTGCCGCCGTCGAAGCCGCCTTCTTCGGCATTCCCGCCATCGCCGTCTCGCTGTACATTCCCGGTGGCTGGGAGGAGTTCAAGAAACACCGCGAGTCGGCCGACGCCTACCGCGAGGCCGTCCGCGCGACCGAATACCTCGCAGACCACGCCATCAACGCCGGCGTGTTCGAGCAAGCCGATTATCTCAACGTGAACGCGCCGATGCCCGGTGACGACCCCGCCGAAATGGAAATCACCCGGCCCTCTCACGTCTACCAGATGGACGCAGAACAGAACGGCAAAACCGTCACCCTCCACGACCGCATCTGGGACAAGATGGCCGCAGGCGACATCCCCGACCCGCGGGGAAGCGACCGCCGTGCCGTCGTCGAGGGGCGCATCAGCGTCTCGCCGCTCACCGCCCCGCATACGACAGAACACCACGAGGCGCTGACGGCACTCGCCGAAACTTACCAGTAG
- a CDS encoding small ribosomal subunit Rsm22 family protein: MKQKQRTQVVSNAKYLRSVRPIDPDEIFEYVDGQPHPAVVRQVLREHAVELGIVEAGDGTFVPASDDPISTTFHGVKAFPAAYAERLEDRIVGQYGPGWPNGEGGDVLRHTIRKLKEDYFAQNPVEYDEVAALAYAVYHLPDYYASTQYVFADMLRHGLVSEHTRILDVGAGTGGPALGIHDLFPEDALVDYHALEPSESADIFEHMLAETRDTFRTTVHRETAEDFQPSETYDVVLFSNVLSELEDPVSVVRKYEKHLADDGSIVAIAPADRNTSIGLRQVERTVEDGLSVWGPAVRIWPGFKPEDEGWSFDVKPDLEVPPFQAQLDRAGGGYGEFENVDVQYSWTVLRTDDKQRLDIDPNINLYARMNEMEKHVTKRIDLLAVKLSHSLSDGDSHQLFRIGDGSERIDHYAVRTKETSLNAPLADADYGDLLIFENVLVLWNDDEEAYNLVVDGKTTVDSMPA; the protein is encoded by the coding sequence ATGAAACAGAAACAACGCACGCAGGTCGTTTCGAACGCCAAGTACCTCCGCTCGGTGAGACCCATCGACCCGGACGAGATTTTCGAATACGTAGACGGGCAACCCCACCCGGCCGTCGTCAGACAGGTGCTCCGTGAACACGCCGTCGAACTCGGTATCGTCGAGGCGGGCGACGGAACTTTCGTTCCGGCCTCTGACGACCCGATATCGACCACATTCCACGGGGTGAAGGCGTTTCCCGCCGCGTACGCAGAACGCCTCGAAGACCGCATCGTGGGTCAGTACGGACCGGGGTGGCCCAACGGTGAGGGCGGCGACGTTCTCCGCCACACCATCCGCAAGCTGAAAGAGGACTACTTCGCCCAGAACCCGGTCGAGTACGACGAGGTGGCCGCGCTCGCCTACGCCGTCTACCACCTGCCCGACTACTACGCGAGCACCCAGTACGTGTTCGCGGACATGCTTCGCCACGGCCTCGTGAGTGAACACACCAGAATCCTCGACGTGGGCGCAGGAACGGGTGGCCCGGCGCTCGGCATTCACGACCTGTTCCCCGAGGACGCGCTCGTCGATTACCACGCGCTCGAACCGAGCGAGAGCGCAGACATCTTCGAGCACATGCTCGCGGAGACGCGCGACACCTTCCGGACGACTGTCCATCGCGAGACAGCAGAGGACTTCCAGCCGAGCGAAACCTACGACGTCGTGCTGTTCTCGAACGTCCTGAGCGAACTCGAAGACCCCGTTTCCGTCGTCAGGAAATACGAAAAGCACCTCGCAGACGACGGCTCTATCGTCGCCATCGCCCCCGCAGACCGGAACACGAGCATCGGTCTTCGGCAGGTCGAGCGAACCGTCGAAGACGGCCTCTCGGTCTGGGGACCAGCGGTGCGTATCTGGCCAGGATTCAAACCCGAAGACGAGGGCTGGTCGTTCGACGTCAAACCCGACCTCGAAGTGCCGCCGTTTCAGGCGCAACTCGACCGGGCTGGCGGCGGTTACGGTGAGTTCGAAAACGTCGATGTCCAGTACTCCTGGACCGTTCTCCGGACGGACGACAAACAGCGCCTCGACATCGACCCGAACATCAACCTGTACGCCCGGATGAACGAGATGGAAAAGCACGTCACGAAGCGCATCGACCTGCTCGCGGTGAAGTTGAGTCACTCGCTCTCCGACGGTGACTCCCACCAACTGTTCAGAATCGGCGACGGGTCGGAGCGAATCGACCACTACGCCGTTCGGACGAAAGAAACGTCGCTAAACGCGCCGCTCGCCGACGCCGACTACGGCGATCTGCTCATCTTCGAGAACGTGCTCGTCCTCTGGAACGACGACGAAGAGGCGTACAATCTCGTCGTGGACGGCAAGACGACGGTCGATTCGATGCCAGCGTAG
- a CDS encoding prephenate dehydrogenase/arogenate dehydrogenase family protein has translation MELLVVGAGAMGRWFAQSVADEWEITFADTDPAAATAAAESVGGDTVSLAADDQFDVVCVAVPMSVVGRAIEAHAQKATAALLDLSGVMETPLAVMAEHAPDAERVSLHPLFGPDNAPGTIAAVSQTGGPVTETLIQLLEAAGNTIFETTAREHDEAMETVQAKAHAAILAFALAAEEVPAEFHTPISAGLFDLVSQVTAGTPRVYAEIQETFEGAADVAEAARRIAESDAAGVEALYRESRR, from the coding sequence ATGGAACTGCTGGTCGTCGGCGCGGGCGCGATGGGCCGCTGGTTCGCCCAGAGCGTCGCAGACGAATGGGAGATTACGTTTGCCGACACCGACCCAGCGGCCGCAACCGCCGCCGCAGAATCCGTCGGCGGCGACACCGTCTCACTCGCGGCAGACGACCAGTTCGACGTCGTTTGCGTGGCCGTCCCCATGTCCGTCGTCGGACGGGCCATTGAAGCCCACGCCCAGAAGGCGACCGCCGCGCTCCTCGATTTGAGCGGCGTCATGGAGACGCCACTTGCGGTGATGGCAGAACACGCCCCCGATGCAGAGCGAGTGAGCCTCCACCCCCTCTTCGGCCCGGACAACGCACCCGGGACGATTGCGGCCGTCTCCCAGACCGGCGGGCCGGTCACCGAAACCCTCATCCAACTGCTCGAAGCCGCCGGGAACACGATTTTCGAGACGACGGCCCGCGAACACGACGAGGCGATGGAGACGGTCCAGGCGAAGGCCCACGCCGCCATTCTCGCCTTTGCACTCGCCGCAGAAGAGGTGCCAGCGGAGTTTCACACGCCCATCTCGGCGGGACTGTTCGACTTGGTTTCACAGGTCACCGCTGGGACGCCGCGTGTCTATGCCGAGATTCAAGAGACGTTCGAGGGCGCAGCCGACGTCGCCGAAGCCGCACGCAGAATCGCCGAATCAGATGCAGCGGGCGTAGAAGCCCTCTATCGCGAATCACGACGATGA
- a CDS encoding Xaa-Pro peptidase family protein translates to MQPDFSKLDDALDDAGADGFLIYASSDDSNQRYLSGFDAPDPFMALYDGAVHLHVSPLEYGRAKKESGAASLSRPSDFGYRELVEEHGRIGASHRVHARFLESHDVESVLVPMDFPVGKADGLREQGIAVTADEDDILKDIRAVKLPQEIAHVRAAQKANEQAMHTAEMLIREATVEDGVLHYEGEPLTSERVRQEIELTLLRHGCALDETIVACGADAADPHDRGSGPLLANESIIVDIFPRDKESKYFADMTRTFVKGTPSDELQAWYDITDEALEAALDAVKPGVTGEEIHNVVCDIYEEAGYPTLRSDETTEVGFIHSTGHGVGLDIHEWPALAPQGYELEEGHIITVEPGLYDPEVGGVRIEDIVVVTEDGYENLTDYPKEFVLP, encoded by the coding sequence ATGCAACCGGACTTCTCTAAACTCGACGACGCCCTCGACGACGCAGGTGCAGACGGCTTTCTCATCTACGCGTCGAGCGACGATTCGAACCAGCGCTACCTCTCCGGGTTCGACGCTCCCGACCCCTTCATGGCCCTCTACGACGGCGCGGTTCACCTCCACGTCTCGCCGCTCGAATATGGACGAGCGAAAAAAGAGAGCGGCGCGGCCTCGCTCTCGCGGCCGAGCGACTTCGGCTACCGCGAACTCGTCGAAGAGCACGGGCGAATCGGGGCTTCCCACCGCGTCCACGCACGGTTCCTCGAATCCCACGACGTCGAATCCGTCCTCGTCCCGATGGACTTCCCCGTCGGAAAGGCAGACGGCCTCCGCGAGCAGGGCATCGCGGTGACCGCAGACGAAGACGACATCCTCAAAGACATCCGCGCGGTCAAATTGCCCCAGGAGATCGCCCACGTCCGGGCGGCACAGAAGGCAAACGAGCAGGCGATGCACACCGCCGAGATGCTCATCCGCGAGGCGACGGTCGAAGACGGCGTCCTCCACTACGAGGGCGAGCCGCTCACTTCAGAGCGCGTGCGCCAGGAAATCGAACTGACGCTGCTGCGCCACGGGTGTGCCCTCGACGAGACCATCGTCGCCTGTGGCGCTGACGCCGCAGACCCCCACGACCGGGGCAGTGGCCCACTGCTCGCAAACGAGTCCATCATCGTGGACATCTTCCCCCGCGACAAGGAGAGCAAGTACTTCGCCGACATGACCCGCACCTTCGTCAAGGGGACGCCGAGCGACGAACTCCAGGCGTGGTACGACATCACCGACGAGGCGCTCGAAGCCGCACTCGACGCGGTGAAACCCGGCGTGACCGGCGAGGAAATTCACAACGTCGTCTGTGACATCTACGAAGAGGCAGGCTACCCGACGCTCCGGTCCGACGAGACGACCGAAGTCGGGTTCATCCACTCGACGGGCCACGGCGTCGGTCTCGACATCCACGAGTGGCCGGCGCTCGCCCCGCAAGGCTACGAACTGGAAGAGGGCCACATCATCACGGTCGAACCGGGGCTCTACGACCCCGAAGTGGGTGGCGTCCGCATCGAGGACATCGTCGTCGTCACCGAGGACGGCTACGAGAATCTGACCGATTACCCCAAAGAATTCGTCCTCCCCTAG
- the aroA gene encoding 3-phosphoshikimate 1-carboxyvinyltransferase: MDVDISHSTVSGSAKAPPSKSYSHRAILAAGYADGALVYDPLISADTKATIRAVEAFGGNVEEVDEGLDISGFGGKPGTPADIIDCANSGTTMRLVTATAALADGITVLTGDRSLRSRPQGPLLTALTELGVRAESTRDNGQAPLVIRGALSGGEVSIPGDVSSQYITALLMAGATTADGIGIHLETELKSAPYVDITLEVLADFGIKAEPTQDGFAVAGGQTYEPEDGEYHVPGDFSSMSYLLAAGAIAAEDELTVTGAYPSAQGDSAIVDVLLEMGANIDWDDDDGVITVRKSDLSGIEFDVGDTPDLLPTIATLGAVADGETRITNCEHVRFKETDRVSAMAEELTTMGASVTERQDELIVRGGESDLSGATVDGWADHRIIMALAVAGLVAEGTTKVKGAEHVDVSFPNFFDLLYDLGAQVDQRVG; this comes from the coding sequence ATGGACGTTGACATCTCTCACTCGACCGTGTCGGGGAGCGCGAAGGCCCCACCGTCGAAAAGCTACTCTCACCGGGCGATTCTCGCCGCCGGCTACGCCGACGGCGCACTCGTCTACGACCCCCTCATCAGTGCTGACACGAAGGCGACTATCCGGGCCGTGGAAGCCTTCGGCGGCAACGTCGAGGAAGTCGACGAGGGCCTCGATATCTCCGGCTTTGGCGGAAAACCAGGGACGCCCGCCGACATCATCGACTGTGCGAACAGCGGGACGACGATGCGCCTCGTGACGGCCACCGCCGCGCTCGCAGACGGCATCACCGTACTCACCGGCGACCGCTCGCTTCGCTCTCGGCCACAGGGACCACTGCTCACCGCGCTCACCGAACTCGGCGTCAGAGCCGAGAGCACCCGCGACAATGGGCAGGCCCCGCTCGTGATTCGCGGCGCGCTCTCCGGCGGCGAAGTCTCGATTCCGGGCGACGTGTCCTCCCAGTACATCACTGCCCTGCTCATGGCTGGGGCGACCACAGCGGACGGCATCGGCATCCACCTCGAAACCGAACTCAAATCGGCCCCCTACGTCGATATCACGCTCGAAGTGCTCGCCGACTTCGGCATCAAAGCTGAACCCACCCAGGACGGCTTTGCGGTCGCCGGCGGCCAGACCTACGAACCCGAAGACGGCGAGTACCACGTCCCCGGGGACTTCTCTTCGATGTCCTACCTGCTCGCGGCGGGCGCCATCGCCGCCGAGGACGAACTCACCGTCACCGGCGCGTACCCGAGCGCACAGGGCGACAGCGCCATCGTGGACGTACTCCTCGAAATGGGCGCGAATATCGACTGGGACGACGATGACGGTGTTATCACCGTCCGAAAATCCGACCTTTCTGGCATCGAGTTCGACGTGGGCGACACGCCCGACCTGCTCCCGACCATCGCCACGCTCGGTGCGGTGGCGGACGGGGAAACCAGAATTACGAACTGCGAACACGTCCGATTCAAGGAGACAGACCGCGTGAGCGCGATGGCCGAGGAACTCACGACGATGGGCGCGTCGGTCACCGAACGACAGGACGAACTCATCGTCAGGGGCGGCGAATCTGACCTGTCTGGGGCGACGGTCGATGGCTGGGCCGACCACCGCATCATCATGGCGCTGGCCGTGGCGGGACTGGTCGCAGAAGGGACGACGAAGGTGAAGGGCGCAGAACACGTAGACGTCTCGTTCCCGAACTTCTTCGACCTGCTCTACGACCTCGGCGCGCAGGTGGACCAGCGCGTGGGGTGA